One genomic window of Cellulophaga sp. Hel_I_12 includes the following:
- a CDS encoding sigma-70 family RNA polymerase sigma factor, translating to MVTNTLHPETWVDQYADYLFNYAVSRVSDAEIAKDLVQDTFIAGLKSAKNFKGDAAERTWLIAILKRKVIDHYRKINSNKGKAEVRMNYSTQTDAQGDWLEEKVADPYSLLENDSIENEELGIAIQDCITKLPKKQALVFTMKTIQGISTEDICNELSINPSNLWVMIHRSRTTLMECLNKNWFNL from the coding sequence ATGGTTACGAACACTTTGCATCCTGAAACTTGGGTTGATCAATATGCAGATTACCTTTTTAATTATGCTGTTTCGCGCGTAAGCGATGCTGAAATTGCTAAAGATTTGGTACAAGACACCTTTATTGCAGGGCTAAAGTCTGCTAAAAATTTTAAGGGTGATGCCGCGGAACGCACTTGGCTTATCGCTATTTTAAAGCGCAAGGTGATTGATCACTATCGTAAAATAAATTCTAATAAAGGCAAAGCTGAAGTGCGTATGAACTACAGCACCCAAACCGATGCCCAAGGCGATTGGCTAGAAGAAAAGGTAGCAGACCCCTATAGTTTATTAGAAAACGACAGCATTGAAAATGAAGAATTAGGCATCGCTATTCAAGACTGTATTACCAAACTCCCTAAAAAACAAGCTTTGGTCTTTACCATGAAAACCATCCAAGGGATAAGTACCGAAGATATTTGTAATGAATTAAGTATCAATCCGTCTAATCTTTGGGTAATGATCCATAGGTCTAGAACAACACTTATGGAATGCCTTAATAAAAATTGGTTTAACCTATGA